The DNA sequence CTcttagggcttaacaaggtgcgacatcctctgtccctagccctcaacaagagtgaggaaaaactaccagaAAAACCCTATTGACgggaaaatgtagaaacctcagagagggTCACATGTGAGTGATCGCTGATTAATGCAAGAACTGGAATGACATTAAGAAGAACTCAttcctcagccaaggcccatCATTCACCCTAAATTCAATCCATCTCTACCaaattacatacatttaaaaatacctctgatttgttttcattaagatccacTAATTATTCACTAACCCCAtctgttaaaatgtcaaatcacacaatgtttaagaaagtgattaaaaagttcctggattcgCACCTTTGTGCCGATTCAcgtcaaaatgtaatgagttcttattgaaatctgttcagtagttgcataatcctgctgacaaacaaatggatGGTGAGAAAACATTAACTCCTTGGCAGCAGTAATTGTTAATGGAAAATATTTGTCAGTTTAAACCCTAAGAAATGTCATAACTTGGTTCCTTAATATCCTAACTTCCACCACAAGAAATATGAACAGAATATAAAgcttttttcagacatgaactctaggaaaatgtctggaaaattgtgtctggagtttgtctttcacatgaagaacacagcaggagtttTTCTGGGTCAGACGCTTTcacaaaaacagtaaaatgcCCAGGACTTTCAGATGAGGGGTGTCATCTgagtagagcatgcaggaggccgATTAATTCCGCTCTGTTCACAGCACATCGATGCCAGTGTTGTCTTCTATTGTCAAAAGAATTTGAATTTTCCTGAAATTGTCCTGCTGTATTCACATGTGCCCACTGTGagcattttccagacatttatTCGGGGGTAattcaggagaatgtccagaaATCAGTGATTGTGTGAAGCAGCTTTAGACTAAATAAGGTGTGTCCTATCTTTACATCTGGACAGTGGTGTCTTCATAAGGTTTTCTGGAGCCGCAGGAATGAATCTACAGTTTACTGCTGCCCTTTTTGGGGGCGATGCTCTCGAACAGCGCCGTGGTGTGCTGACCCAGCGGGTTGTAGAGAAAGGCTTCGAGTTCTCCTCCACCATTGCCGCTTCTCTGGAAGTGGATTTCCACGAGATCTTGCAGGCTGTCGTGCTCCACTTGGGGGATTCCTGTCAGAAGCACCGTCCGCGGGCACACCATCATCTTGGTCTGGAGGGGGAATCACCACAGTTAAATCAGGTGACTGCGACTTCATCtacatttgaaagaaaatgacacCTGCGGCATTTCAGTCTTTTCGCCTTGTGTTCCCCCCGTGCTGATACTTACCTCTAGGTTTACAATGTTTCCGTTCAGAAAAGGAGTCACCCTCACAGTGTGCTTCTTCTTTTGGAGCTCTATGTCGTGGAACTCTAGATCTGTCAAACCTTTGGCAACTGACAGCAGAAAGAGTTTCATCAGTAGGAgatccagactaaaacgcaggATAAATTCTACTTCCTGTGTGACAGATAAACCACAGTTCGCTCTCAGGGGCATTTAAAACTAAACAGTATTATAATACTAGTTGTGATTTTGGAGACATGGACATAAAGACTGCAAATTACAACACCAGCAATAGTTGGAACAACAATATCAATCATCACTACACTACACGgttaatctcacacacacaactgttaTATATATGTCAAAGAATGTactttttaaatgcactggtatcggaTCAGTACATGCTATCGGCTGATATGCAAAGGAATCAGAACTGGTATCAGGAAGTAAAAAATTGGTATCCGAACATCTCTTCTACCGGAGGTGAATGCAAACCATTGCTAACACTTGTGCCAAGTTCACACTATATGACTTCCTGTCTTGTGATGGGAAGCTCACAGTGGTTGTGTGTTCTTACTACATGATTCGGTCACCAGTTATTTCAAATTGTTTTGGATTCGGCTGCTAAgaagtttacccctgaaactccagaagtgttttgtggactcaaacacttcccccacccctctatcagcatagtggtgaatagatcatgagtgaattttcattttttaacgaactatccctttaacaaggCTTTGTTGTCATAAAAACAAGAGACATCCCTGCTCCCACTTTTCACCACTGCTGTTCCTGgtttgtagtattttctgtgACTAAGCAGACAATTTCCTTCCGGTTACAGGCACGCACATGCCAagtgtacgtgaatggtcatgtgatgtgtgtttcctgtgtcgGTGGCCGAATATTCTGATATCGAGTTAAAACGCTTATCAGGACAGAGGTCGTTTTCGTTTTAAGACTCAAACGCATGACTGTGGAAGTAGTAGTCTCTCACTGTGATTCTCCAGGAACGTGAGGACCACAGTCCCAGAGTCGGGCAGGAATTCACAGTGCTCCACCTCTCCGCCTCCGTTCCTAGCCTTGTGGAAGTGGATCTGCAGCCTGCTCAACAGAGTCTCTATGTCCATTTTTGGCAGGTTGGAGATTAATATACGTTGAGGACAAACTTCAGAGTggatctgcaggacagagacgagcacagATTAGTTACAGGAAGCTGATACTGAATCTCATTCAGcctcttttgttttgctgtcacCTCCACCAGCCTGGGCAGCATCAGCTGAACGGGCTGAGCCTCCATGGTGATGCGACACTCGTCATCCAGCTTCACCTGATGCTTCTTCATGCTCAGGATCCTCTTGGCCACTGACGACAGAGGGAACACAGAGTTATTCAGGATTTTAGAGCGGTACACTTCACCAGACGAACACTATACAAAACATGGAGGTATTTTCAATGCAGTGGATGTAGTCGATCATTAGTACTTGTTGAACCCTCTGCTTTCCACCATCATGTTGTACGTACATGATGATGTTTCATCACATGTGGTGAGAAACgtgataataataagaaaagtGACGTGGGAGGGGATCAAGAAAAATGTGttaagaaatattttgtttgaGTTCCTATATatagatttctttttcttcaatatgttttttgtgttcATTTGGCAAAATTTGCTGAAAGAAACATgtcagatatttgtatttatttagtttctaACATATTTTCGgtgcatttataatttattatggTTTATTGACTTACATAACCTTTCAACTTAGGTTGGACGgataatttttttaacaaatctttATTGCAACCAGAACCAATGTGAgagacacaaataataaaagtgtcCTTCCAAATAGTTTCCCCTAACAACCCACTCCGGACTTCGCTTTAATAATTTGTGCAGCTGACGGTTCGGTTAATTTAATGTCGTGAAAATATGTCAGCCATTTCCTGGTACTAAGATCGTGAGGTGGCAGCCATCTTTGAACTTCAACTTTTTGGCAGCCCTGAGGCCTCCCGGTTGCAATCTGCGCCGCCTTCACTCTATCCTGACTGTGAGTCGGCATTGAGGAGCAGGAGAGATGGACTGTGTATTATGCTCTAACATATCTTACTCAGATAAATGTGTAGCTTCCGAATGAATTAAGTTGTCACATTTTCCAGTTTGAACATTGCACGGATTTTAAAGATATGAAGCATTGGAAGATTCTCCAAGAAATGACGTCACAGTTCAAATGGTCAACCTTGGGAGCCATGTTTCTGTCCGAGCCGCACCCAGTGTTCATGCGGTTTGTGGTCATGTAGGTGCACCACAGAAACGCCCCTTCAGATTTATAAAGGGGGCCTTAAAGGGCACATGGGATGATAACCTGATGTTAGGGCCTCGTAACTACTTTCTATATTCAGTTTGaattaagcaaaaaaaaattcaaaatccATCGGAAGCTGATTTAGGGCTGACAGGAAATACCCAaaatataattatgattattttagtATTTGTCCTGCAGAGTATGGATGTGCAGACTGGATCAACAGAGGAAGGCAGCTCATTCATGCCtcactgccccctggtggtttgATCTGGCTATGCAGGCAAGCCTCCATTTCCAACTGCATTGAAtttaagtgagtgagtgaatcaAATTTTAACTCTGTTGATGAGAAGCAGAATTTAAGTACTtgctgtaaatatttgtgttcgaggataaatgtgtaaatgttgtttaaaacactaaaaaattaaaaatgtctttcgATTTAGTTACATCAGCAAAATCTTCATCCTGTGGAAAAATATGATGATACAACAGAATTCACTTAATGCAGAGATAATGCAGATTACTTTCAAAGCACGCTGCAGTTTAGCTCCCTGAGATATTTCTCATGATATAGTTTGTTTCTGCATCAAAAGCCTTAAAATCGAGAAACTGGGATTTTAAGTTCCACAGTCCAGGTTCAAAACAAGAGGAGATTATGATTTTGCTGTTTTAGCTCCATCGGTGTGGAATAATCTCAACATCAGTGTGGCATTATCTGAGTCTGTGCCTCATTTAAATCATAtgcagtttgtattttttatgattccagagattttatttcttttttttttatattctgtttgATTTCTGTACTTTTGGCCACCTCATGTGCACCTTTGAATATGAACCTttggattaaataaatattttctaccTTTAATAAAAGGAGATCAATTAATTTATAACGTGGCTGCAGGCTGGTGAAACACACTCATCTGTGATTGGTCACAAactcaccctcttcctcctcaaacGTGATCAGTGCCGTTCCCTCCTGCATCGGATACACGATACGCGATGTCATGTCAAACATTTGCACGTTGCCTGGATCTGCCGTCTTCCCTTTAAATACGACCATCTTATCTGGCACACTGGTGAACACCTGAAATCAACAGGTACATGGTTACTGGTTATTCGTCACAGATCGGGCTGCAGACGacggtgcatgctgggagattATCGTACATCAGTCTGCTCTCTGAGGTGTTCATAAtcggcctcctcctccgtcaGGGCAGCCTCGACATCCTGGATCTCCTTCATGAGCTTGAACTCCTCCTGACTCAGCATATTTTGCCTGACCTGGAAGACAGAGGTTTAGACAGTGATAAAGGAAAAGCAGAGTACTGTTATTTTTCACCAATAGTACCCACGTTATTGAAAAAGCTTATTTTGCAGATTTTGAAGGAATTCTTTCATCATACTGTATTTTCCTCCCTCTGATGattctctcttttgtctttatctctgttttacttcaaacattttaatgatacATTTTCTCCCAAAACCATTGATTCTGTGCAAATTAACAACTGATGAAGACATCCAAGTTTATTTTTAGATATCAAAGATCAAACAGTGCAGTTAAATCCCATGTAATTCTTGAAAGAATGGTTTTCTGATCACTTAAGTAAATTAAGAGTGGAACCATTTCACTGTCCATCTGCTCCTGGTGGGATTGCTTGTCCTCTTGCAGATTCTTGGCCAGTTTGATGGAGCGCTTCCTGCAATCCTGAGTCATCTTCTTACTGTTCGAAATGGTGATGGCCAGATCATTCTGCTCCTGAACCAGCTGATCACACGTTATCTGTGGATACGGGAGTGAAACTGCAACCGTTAGGACTGCGACTAATGAttactttcatttaaaatgaaaattaaaagcCACATTGTACCACCGTCAGATTAATGAATGAGCATCTGTTAACCTTGTAGTTGGTGATTAAGGTCTGGATTCCCTCTAAAGTTTCCTCAGATGGCGTCGGTTGCTCCATGACAAAAGAGATTTCCTGAAAACATCATGAAACACAGATTTCTCTTCAGGAGTTCAATGCAAAAAACAACTGTTATCTAAACAgttgtttaaataaatacatttataatattaatcatgttattgtcattattaatcaaatactatttatatttataatgtataataaGTGAAAGTAATAAAAACTCAAATCCAGCAGGAAATGTGTTGGCAGTTAAACCCGTAGAGAAAATGTCTGTCATGAATATCACtgatttataatataataatattctataacatatttacatttattttcaaaaacacaacctACAACAAGAAAGACTTGTTAACGTGGAGAAACAAAATGACGTCTCACCTCATCTGAAGACAGGCAGTCCATGTTTTATCAGAAATAATTCACAGACTCGTACAGCTTCCTGTCATCAACATCAGATTCATAATAACGTATTAAGACACgagagacaaaaaaatacagctAAAAAACTAATCTTATAAATGACCTGTAGACTGCTTCAACTTAAACAAAAAAGCGACTCAACAAATCTTCTCTGAGCTCAGAACACTTTAAATAAGTCACTGGTGACTTCACTTCTGTTGTGCTTAACTGAActtaacatttgatttgatttatctTCATTAAAAACAGCTTGGTTTAAACTCACCTCCGGTCCAGGATCAGTTCTCAGAAATCATTccctctttcactttctgtttctctgcagcagggAGCCCTGAACGTGTCACTGTTTTCCATCGGGGGGCGCTGAATAGTACAGATGATGTTGCGTTCACGTGCATCACCAGCACCGTGGGACGGAAGTCATTAGAATTgatctttttttgcatttctctcAGTTACTTAAAAGCTATTTGGACTAGACCAACCAAATTGTTATATCTTCAACTCACATCTGTCTGATAATTACTCACACGACTGAATAATGTTTACATATGACAAATGATtcactatatttatttaaaaaagtcagTGTTGCAAATGGCTCCAGCCATGGGAACGGTTGCAAACAACATGTTACAGATACACATTTCTCTGGTTGCTGTGTCTGCCACATAAAACGGGGGCTGTAAAATCCCACTTTATAGGCTGACATTgaactgctgtgtttttacGCTTCAAAGCTCAGTACATAACAGTCACAACTTCCGgttatttcattcaaaataaGAGTCTAAACAATCCTGCTATTGACAGTATATAATACAGTCAGATATCAGTTTAATAACATAGATGAAACAAGTTAAACGAATAATCAAAAatagtaaataatgaaaaatccAAATATTATGAATAGTAGTAGGTCaataacatcacttttctttaaTTGTTGGACAGTTTTCAAACATATTAAAGTCCTTAACTACATAGGTTTAATGATCCCAAACAAGGATGTTAATATGTTCaagcagcagaagagaaaaaaaaacattattttaataaacGAAAGAATTAAAGCTGAATTAAGGTTTTAGTAATTTTTAACTGCACTACAATGTGATCGgaatccttttattttgaagataaaGGTGCTTGACTTCCGGTGTTTTGACGTATGAATCATTGTTCCCAAGATGGCGTCGCACCTGTTTACACGACACTGATGCTCCGTGTTTTCTGCGCAACGTACGACAAGTAAAACCTCTTGTTCATAAAGTGTCGGCGGAGTGAAACAGCGGGGGAGAAGTCGCCATGTCCACAGAGGAGCTGTCGGCCTCGGACAGCGAGGCCATGTTCGCCGGCGCAGGGGAGCGATGGGCTCCGGTCGGCGCCGTGGCCAGTCCCGAGGATGAGAGCGGGAGCGGCTGCGCTGATCAACCGAAGCAGAGAGGCTCGTCCTCGGccacggaggaggagatggCTACCCAGctgaggaggctggaggaggagcaggaccaGCTGAACTCCTCTCTGCTCGCCCTCACCTCCCACTTCGCACAGGTCCAGTTCCGACTGAAGCAGATCGTTCACGCACAGAGCGACGAGAAGGAGCGGATGCTGGCCGAGCTGGAGGAGTTCGCCTTCAGGGGCTGCCCGCATGTGGTGGGCTGCAGAGCGCAGGAAGCCCAGCACCTGGAGAACTCGGTGAGGCCCCCAGCACGAAACACAACAGCCACTGTCAACTCACACACTGAGGGAAAGAACACATTATGATCCAATATGTAATCATCCTTATGTCACCACGGGCGGAATATGAGAAATAGGACCCCTGGGTACTGAGAGGTAAAAGCCCCCACAGTCCCTGTATAGGACCCCAACACTGACAGAGACAAGAcatgtttgtttagtttttgtctttgattGTTTTGCATGTCTTTACACTGAACTCTTGGACTTTACAACTACAAATATTACCGTCACTTCACTGTAGTCGTCCAGGGGCCCCTGACCTCCCGGGCCCCACACCTGTGCCTGGAAGAAGTCTACTCAGTAATCTATCAGTGCTTATTACATATCTAAGTATAGATGTAGGACTGCAGTGTGGTGTTATCATGTGGCCGTGTGATTAATCCACTATTAAACTGACAGATCAAAAATCGAGTGTGGTCGTTGATAGTTATTTAtagtttaaatgttgaatgttCTCTGGCTCCAGTGTATGAATTGTGAGGATTAGCTGCTGTTCTTTGTTGGCAAACTGCACAAGTTTGGGTTTCAGACAGTTTGGTGGTTTTtagaagatgttttttttaatgtatgaCATTTAGGATTTGTGGAAATTCCTGTCAGATTATCCAGTACGGACACAGGGCTCCTCAGCAGTCAGCTGTCAGTTGTGTAGATCCTCACAGAGCAATTTAGCATGCACAAGTCTGCACAGTGTCCCGATTCACTGTGACGTTTGTGAATAAAGCTGATTCAAGCGTAGTGCCTGTTGCGTCACACTCGAGGCGGCTGCGCCCACTGTTTTGTTCCCAGGGATCTCTAATCTCCTGTGGAAAACGTAGCTCTCTGCCACAAGTGTGTGACTCACAGGGCTGCAGGGTGAATGAAAATGGCTCTGGCAGATCGCT is a window from the Hippoglossus hippoglossus isolate fHipHip1 chromosome 8, fHipHip1.pri, whole genome shotgun sequence genome containing:
- the ifi35 gene encoding interferon-induced 35 kDa protein homolog; protein product: MDCLSSDEEISFVMEQPTPSEETLEGIQTLITNYKITCDQLVQEQNDLAITISNSKKMTQDCRKRSIKLAKNLQEDKQSHQEQMDSEMVRQNMLSQEEFKLMKEIQDVEAALTEEEADYEHLREQTDVFTSVPDKMVVFKGKTADPGNVQMFDMTSRIVYPMQEGTALITFEEEEVAKRILSMKKHQVKLDDECRITMEAQPVQLMLPRLVEIHSEVCPQRILISNLPKMDIETLLSRLQIHFHKARNGGGEVEHCEFLPDSGTVVLTFLENHIAKGLTDLEFHDIELQKKKHTVRVTPFLNGNIVNLETKMMVCPRTVLLTGIPQVEHDSLQDLVEIHFQRSGNGGGELEAFLYNPLGQHTTALFESIAPKKGSSKL